From Caretta caretta isolate rCarCar2 chromosome 3, rCarCar1.hap1, whole genome shotgun sequence, a single genomic window includes:
- the PRR18 gene encoding proline-rich protein 18: MSLPPILPPPAPAALPAAPRAQPRKPAAPRKAAPPPAAEEKPLRKPRGAPPERAGPFPSSWPCASLQRQQPRRPAPAPPQPRGRSCESLCAEAGAGEAALRFSLSLPPEAALVLQRRSLEKQRGRPSPSAGPERLLPGSRSKAAAAAGGGSARRGARAGPGSGPGDLRALLKISLLNERHRYDDVEYEEEAAPGAAADEGLVRKCTEWLRGVESAAGRERADKLETLPHLGAL; this comes from the coding sequence ATGTCCCTGccgcccatcctgcctcccccagccccggccgcTCTCCCCGCCGCCCCCCGAGCGCAGCCCCGGAAGCCGGCGGCCCCCaggaaggcagcgccgccgccggCCGCCGAGGAGAAGCCGCTGAGGAAGCCGCGGGGGGCGCCCCCGGAGCGGGCCggtcccttccccagctcctggcctTGCGCCTCCCTGCAGAGGCAGCAACCGCGgaggccggccccggccccgccccagccccgcggcCGCTCCTGCGAGAGCCTGTGCGCGGAGGCGGGGGCTGGAGAGGCCGCGCTGCGCTTCTCGCTCAGCCTCCCGCCCGAAGCGGCCCTGGTGCTGCAGCGCCGCAGCCTGGAGAAGCAGCGGGGGCGGCCGAGCCCCTCCGCCGGCCCCGAGCGCCTCCTGCCGGGCTCCCGGAGcaaggcggcggcggcggcgggggggggctcgGCGCGGAGGGGggcccgggccgggccgggctccgGGCCGGGGGACTTGCGCGCCCTGCTGAAGATCTCGCTGCTGAACGAGCGGCACCGCTACGACGACGTGGAGTACGAGGAGGAGGCGGCGCCGGGGGCCGCGGCGGACGAGGGGCTGGTGCGCAAGTGCACCGAGTGGCTGCGCGGGGTGGAGAGCGCGGCCGGCCGGGAGCGGGCCGACAAgctggagaccctgccccacctgGGGGCGCTCTGA